In the genome of Pelagibacterium nitratireducens, one region contains:
- a CDS encoding cytochrome c1, protein MLKKTILGVLAVAAFALGGASVQAAEEYPHTDQQDWSFAGVFGTYDQNQLRRGFQVYREVCSSCHALEYISFRNLAEEGGPHYSEDQVRALAAEYTVADEMAEGGEREGVPADRWPHPFPSEQIAAEANGGKAPPDLSLMAKARGIHMDFPWWVFNYFTAYQEAGADYIYNLLTSYEEAPEGVEVAPGLSYNEYFSGHFIAMAPPLSDGIVSYSDETTPETVEQYSRDVAAFLQWTADPHMVSRKSTGFVVILFLIGLSILMYLVKRRIWRDAH, encoded by the coding sequence ATGCTTAAAAAGACGATCCTTGGCGTACTCGCCGTTGCGGCATTTGCGCTTGGTGGCGCCAGCGTGCAGGCCGCTGAAGAGTATCCGCACACCGATCAGCAGGACTGGAGCTTTGCCGGCGTGTTCGGCACATACGACCAGAACCAGCTTCGCCGCGGTTTCCAGGTTTATCGCGAGGTCTGCTCAAGCTGCCACGCGCTGGAATACATCTCGTTCCGCAATCTGGCCGAGGAGGGTGGTCCCCATTACAGCGAAGATCAGGTTCGGGCCCTTGCTGCCGAATACACTGTCGCCGATGAGATGGCGGAAGGTGGAGAGCGCGAAGGCGTGCCGGCCGACCGTTGGCCGCACCCGTTCCCGTCCGAGCAGATCGCTGCCGAAGCGAACGGTGGCAAGGCGCCCCCCGACCTTTCACTGATGGCGAAGGCGCGCGGCATCCACATGGATTTCCCCTGGTGGGTCTTCAACTACTTCACCGCCTATCAGGAAGCGGGGGCGGACTATATCTACAATCTGCTGACCAGCTATGAGGAAGCGCCCGAGGGCGTCGAGGTTGCTCCTGGCCTCAGCTACAACGAATATTTCTCGGGTCATTTCATCGCCATGGCACCGCCACTCTCGGACGGCATCGTGTCCTATTCCGATGAGACGACGCCCGAGACGGTCGAGCAGTATTCCAGGGACGTCGCGGCCTTCCTGCAGTGGACGGCAGACCCGCACATGGTTTCGCGCAAGTCGACAGGCTTTGTTGTGATCCTGTTCCTGATCGGGCTGTCCATTCTGATGTATCTGGTCAAACGCCGCATCTGGCGCGATGCCCACTAG
- a CDS encoding adenine phosphoribosyltransferase, with protein sequence MATDLKALVRSIPDYPKPGIIFRDITSLIEDSAGFSESCERLAAAHRGLGITKVAGIEARGFIFGAGVAIALGVGFVPVRKAGKLPGETIGQNYALEYGVDTIEIHADAVDENDNVLLIDDLIATGGTAIAAVSLLRRTRARVEHTGFVIDLPDIGGAEKLRAHGVRVEALMTFEGH encoded by the coding sequence ATGGCCACCGACCTCAAGGCACTCGTGCGCTCGATTCCCGACTACCCCAAGCCCGGCATCATCTTTCGCGACATCACATCATTGATCGAGGATTCGGCCGGGTTCAGCGAAAGCTGCGAGCGGCTGGCGGCGGCGCATCGTGGTCTGGGGATCACCAAGGTGGCCGGTATCGAGGCGCGGGGTTTCATTTTCGGGGCCGGGGTCGCCATCGCGCTTGGCGTGGGGTTTGTTCCGGTGCGTAAGGCCGGCAAGCTGCCCGGTGAGACGATCGGACAGAACTACGCGCTCGAATATGGCGTGGACACCATCGAAATTCATGCCGATGCCGTTGATGAAAACGACAATGTGTTGCTGATCGACGATCTTATCGCCACGGGTGGAACTGCAATTGCGGCCGTCTCCCTGTTGCGACGGACAAGGGCCAGGGTCGAGCACACAGGGTTTGTCATCGATCTCCCCGACATCGGGGGCGCCGAGAAATTGCGCGCCCATGGCGTCAGGGTCGAGGCACTGATGACGTTCGAGGGGCACTGA
- a CDS encoding SDR family oxidoreductase, whose product MYAVTGATGQLGRLIIAALKEKGLGDQTVALARDPAKGTDLGVTTRPFDYDKPETLEPALKGVEKLLLVSGSEVGKRVPQHKAVIDAAVRAGVKHFVYTSLLHADTSEIVLAPEHRETESALKASGLDYTILRNSWYTENYTGNLGGALANGAIIGSAGQGKLNTANRADLAQAAANVLTTDGHAGRIYELGNDQPYTLADLAAEASRQSGKTIVYTDLPKAEYAKILERFGLPAPVADMLADSDAKAAEGALADDSGTLGKLLGRPTQTLEQAVAEALK is encoded by the coding sequence ATGTACGCAGTCACCGGAGCCACCGGCCAGCTCGGCCGTCTCATCATCGCGGCACTCAAGGAAAAGGGCCTTGGCGACCAGACAGTCGCGCTGGCGCGCGACCCCGCCAAGGGCACCGATTTGGGCGTCACCACGCGCCCGTTCGATTACGATAAACCCGAAACGCTCGAGCCGGCCCTTAAGGGTGTCGAAAAGCTGCTGCTGGTCTCGGGCAGCGAAGTGGGCAAGCGGGTGCCCCAGCACAAGGCGGTCATCGATGCCGCCGTTCGCGCCGGGGTGAAGCATTTTGTCTATACAAGCCTGCTGCATGCCGACACCTCCGAGATCGTTCTTGCGCCAGAACACCGCGAGACAGAATCCGCGCTCAAGGCTTCCGGGCTCGATTACACAATCCTGCGCAACTCCTGGTACACAGAGAACTACACGGGCAATCTCGGCGGAGCGCTCGCCAACGGCGCGATCATCGGCTCGGCCGGCCAAGGCAAGCTCAACACCGCCAACCGTGCCGATCTGGCCCAGGCGGCCGCCAATGTGCTGACCACTGATGGCCATGCTGGCAGGATCTATGAGTTGGGCAATGATCAGCCCTATACGCTGGCAGATCTCGCCGCCGAGGCTTCACGCCAGTCGGGCAAGACAATCGTCTATACCGACCTGCCCAAAGCCGAATACGCGAAAATTCTCGAACGCTTCGGCCTGCCCGCACCCGTGGCGGACATGCTGGCCGACAGCGACGCGAAAGCGGCAGAGGGCGCGCTTGCAGACGATAGCGGCACACTGGGCAAACTGCTCGGCCGACCGACCCAGACCCTGGAACAGGCCGTCGCCGAAGCGCTCAAATAA
- a CDS encoding helix-turn-helix domain-containing protein, whose product MSANDSQVTSGPLAHAMERGQLFSEACPSREVLKHLTSRWGVLVLIVLLGGTHRFSELRRKIGGVSERMLAQTLQWLEDDGMVDRRAYPVVPPHVEYSLTPLGREAAEKVGGLADWIETSMPRIGAVWAEKGTR is encoded by the coding sequence ATGAGTGCCAACGACAGTCAGGTCACCAGCGGGCCTCTGGCGCATGCCATGGAACGGGGCCAACTGTTTTCCGAGGCGTGCCCATCACGCGAAGTGCTCAAGCATCTCACCAGCCGGTGGGGGGTGCTGGTCCTTATCGTGCTTTTGGGGGGCACTCACAGGTTTTCCGAATTGCGCCGCAAGATCGGGGGCGTGAGCGAGCGCATGCTGGCTCAGACCCTGCAATGGCTCGAGGATGACGGCATGGTGGATCGTCGCGCCTATCCGGTCGTCCCGCCCCATGTCGAATACAGCCTCACGCCGCTGGGGCGCGAGGCCGCCGAAAAGGTGGGCGGATTGGCCGATTGGATCGAAACCAGCATGCCGCGGATCGGCGCCGTCTGGGCGGAAAAGGGCACCCGATAG
- a CDS encoding DUF423 domain-containing protein: protein MSPLERIAIAFAGLLGASGVAAAAASSHAGAALLGPYSLIALSHAPAVLALALARLPRIFNWALIALMAGAGLFCTDLALRYFAGGSPLPLLAPAGGMALILGWLLLIIAGLFGRRD from the coding sequence ATGAGCCCGCTCGAGCGCATCGCCATCGCCTTTGCCGGCCTGCTCGGCGCATCCGGGGTCGCCGCTGCGGCGGCATCGTCGCACGCTGGCGCTGCGCTGCTCGGCCCCTATTCGCTGATCGCGCTGAGCCATGCGCCGGCCGTTCTCGCTCTGGCGCTGGCCCGATTGCCGCGTATCTTCAACTGGGCCCTGATTGCGCTCATGGCGGGCGCGGGGCTGTTCTGCACCGATCTGGCGCTGCGATATTTCGCCGGCGGCTCGCCTTTGCCCTTGCTGGCGCCTGCCGGCGGCATGGCGCTGATCCTGGGCTGGCTCCTGCTGATCATCGCAGGGCTTTTCGGCAGACGAGACTGA
- a CDS encoding MaoC family dehydratase yields the protein MTRWFEDVQIDMPFDLGSHTFTEDEIIRFGTLYDPQYFHTDPEAAAQSHFGGLVASGWHTVSVGHRLMVDRLVAEEDVVRAEGGEPGVSGPSPGVNRMDFKAPVRPGDTVRYTLTVTGKRRSNSIPGWGLLFNLLEAHNQHGDLVYSADLVGFSKLRDYRMPLRVRAMLALTKVPGLKALVQR from the coding sequence ATGACCCGCTGGTTCGAGGACGTTCAGATCGACATGCCCTTCGATCTGGGCAGCCATACCTTCACCGAGGATGAGATCATCCGCTTCGGCACGCTTTACGATCCGCAGTATTTTCACACCGACCCTGAAGCGGCGGCGCAGTCTCATTTCGGCGGACTGGTCGCTTCGGGCTGGCACACGGTCAGCGTCGGGCACCGGCTGATGGTGGACCGCCTCGTGGCCGAGGAAGACGTGGTGCGCGCCGAAGGGGGCGAACCGGGCGTGTCCGGCCCTTCGCCCGGCGTCAATCGTATGGACTTCAAGGCACCGGTCCGACCGGGTGATACCGTGCGCTACACCCTGACCGTCACGGGAAAGCGCCGGTCCAATTCCATTCCCGGCTGGGGTCTGCTGTTCAACCTGCTCGAGGCGCACAACCAGCATGGCGACCTTGTCTATTCGGCCGACCTCGTGGGATTCTCCAAGCTACGCGATTACAGGATGCCCCTCAGGGTGCGTGCCATGCTGGCGCTGACCAAGGTGCCCGGGCTCAAGGCTCTGGTGCAAAGATGA
- a CDS encoding MaoC family dehydratase, translating to MTNPITKDRRHFEDLTVGETTPLGPRTVSKADIIEFATEFDPFPFHLDEKAARESLLGGLAASGWQTGALSLRMLVDAFLSKIASMGGLGFTDLKWKRPLMKGDTLSGTATVTSLRRSASHANMGILTIDFDMRNQKNQQVMTLTLTNLVEVRNSAAMTEAAQ from the coding sequence GTGACCAATCCGATAACAAAAGATCGGCGCCATTTCGAGGATCTGACGGTCGGCGAGACCACTCCCCTTGGGCCGCGCACCGTCAGCAAGGCCGACATCATCGAATTTGCCACCGAGTTCGATCCCTTCCCCTTCCACCTCGACGAAAAGGCCGCCCGCGAAAGCCTGCTGGGCGGACTGGCCGCGAGCGGCTGGCAGACCGGAGCGCTCTCGCTGCGCATGCTGGTCGATGCGTTCCTGTCAAAGATCGCCTCAATGGGCGGGCTGGGCTTTACTGACCTCAAATGGAAGCGTCCCCTGATGAAGGGCGACACGCTGTCGGGCACAGCGACAGTTACCTCGCTGCGCCGCTCGGCCAGCCACGCCAACATGGGCATCCTCACCATCGATTTCGACATGCGCAACCAAAAGAACCAACAGGTGATGACCCTCACGCTCACCAATCTCGTTGAAGTGCGCAACTCGGCAGCCATGACCGAGGCTGCGCAATGA
- a CDS encoding DUF305 domain-containing protein has product MAHYVRFLAMIATSTLVMFGLMYLNTYALDHIFFSETRAYMALLMGATMAIVMLSFMLGMYKNTALNISIYVVAILVFAGSLYLVRSQATVDDVSWMRAMIPHHSIAILTSENANLSDPRVLDLASRIIEAQRSEIDEMKALIADLE; this is encoded by the coding sequence ATGGCCCATTACGTTCGTTTCCTCGCCATGATCGCCACATCGACGCTGGTGATGTTTGGGCTGATGTATCTCAACACCTACGCCCTCGATCACATCTTTTTCAGTGAGACCCGCGCCTATATGGCCCTGCTGATGGGGGCCACCATGGCAATCGTCATGCTCAGCTTCATGCTGGGCATGTACAAAAACACCGCGCTCAATATTTCCATCTATGTCGTCGCGATATTGGTCTTTGCCGGATCGCTCTATCTGGTTCGCTCGCAGGCCACGGTCGATGACGTCTCCTGGATGCGCGCGATGATCCCGCACCATTCCATCGCCATCCTCACCAGCGAAAACGCCAATCTTTCCGATCCCCGTGTCCTCGATCTCGCCAGCCGCATCATCGAAGCCCAGCGCAGCGAAATCGATGAGATGAAGGCCCTGATCGCCGATCTGGAGTGA
- the ychF gene encoding redox-regulated ATPase YchF, translated as MGFKCGIVGLPNVGKSTLFNALTQTAAAQAANFPFCTIEPNVGEVSVPDERLDKLAEIGKSKDVIPTRLSFVDIAGLVKGASKGEGLGNQFLANIRECDAIAYVLRCFENDDIVHVAGKVDPIADAEVVETELMLADLESLEKRIGGLEKKIRANDKDAKLTLELVNRAKALLEEGKPARHTERAADEEKAFRELQLLTAKPVLYVCNVDESAAATGNEHTRKVEDYAKGHEARTVIICAEIEAELAGLDAADRSDYLSSLGLEEPGLNKLIREGYKLLHLQTYFTVGPKEARAWTIPVGTKAPQAAGVIHTDFERGFIRAQTIAYDDFVALGGEVAAKEAGKARDEGKEYVVKDGDVMLFKFNT; from the coding sequence ATGGGTTTCAAATGCGGCATCGTCGGTCTGCCCAATGTCGGCAAATCGACGCTTTTCAACGCCCTCACCCAGACTGCAGCGGCTCAGGCCGCGAACTTTCCATTTTGCACCATCGAGCCCAATGTGGGCGAGGTTTCCGTCCCCGATGAACGCCTCGACAAGCTGGCCGAGATCGGCAAGTCCAAGGACGTGATCCCCACCCGTCTTTCGTTCGTGGACATCGCCGGTCTGGTCAAGGGCGCATCCAAAGGCGAAGGGCTCGGAAACCAGTTCCTTGCCAACATCCGCGAATGCGACGCCATCGCCTACGTGCTGCGTTGCTTTGAAAACGACGACATCGTCCACGTCGCCGGCAAGGTCGATCCGATCGCCGACGCCGAAGTGGTCGAGACCGAATTGATGCTGGCCGACCTCGAAAGCCTTGAAAAGCGCATCGGTGGGCTCGAAAAGAAAATCCGCGCCAACGACAAGGACGCAAAGCTCACTCTCGAACTGGTCAACCGCGCCAAGGCGCTGCTCGAAGAGGGCAAGCCCGCCCGCCACACCGAGCGGGCCGCCGACGAGGAAAAGGCGTTCAGGGAACTCCAGCTCCTCACCGCCAAGCCGGTGCTCTATGTCTGCAATGTCGATGAATCCGCTGCAGCGACCGGCAATGAGCACACCAGAAAAGTCGAGGACTACGCCAAGGGCCACGAGGCTCGCACGGTGATCATCTGCGCCGAGATCGAGGCCGAACTGGCCGGGCTCGACGCCGCCGATCGCTCCGATTATCTCTCCTCGCTCGGGCTGGAGGAACCGGGCCTCAACAAGCTGATCCGCGAAGGCTACAAGCTCTTGCACCTCCAGACCTATTTCACGGTCGGCCCCAAGGAAGCCCGCGCCTGGACCATTCCGGTCGGCACCAAGGCTCCGCAGGCCGCCGGCGTCATCCACACCGATTTCGAGCGCGGCTTCATCCGCGCCCAGACCATCGCGTACGACGACTTCGTCGCGCTCGGGGGCGAAGTGGCTGCCAAGGAAGCCGGCAAGGCGCGCGACGAAGGCAAGGAATACGTCGTCAAGGATGGCGACGTGATGCTCTTCAAGTTCAACACCTGA
- the pth gene encoding aminoacyl-tRNA hydrolase yields the protein MHLIVGLGNPGAEYAAHRHNIGFLAVDEIARQHSFPPFRQKFSALVSEGVIDGEKIMLIKPQTFMNRSGDSVAQAAQFYKLAPADISVIHDELDLAPGKVRVKTGGGNGGHNGLRSIESHLGKDFVRIRLGIGHPGHKDRVHSHVLSNFHKAENEWLEPLLDALAKNAALIAKGDAAALMNKLALALPTASKSEADKSAPKAQSHVRQARPSTPQTKLPESGPMADMLKKLFGKKD from the coding sequence ATGCACCTGATCGTAGGGCTCGGCAATCCCGGCGCCGAATATGCTGCCCACCGGCACAATATCGGCTTTCTGGCCGTCGACGAGATCGCCCGCCAGCACAGTTTCCCACCCTTTCGCCAGAAATTTTCCGCCCTCGTGTCCGAAGGCGTGATCGATGGCGAAAAAATCATGCTGATCAAGCCCCAGACCTTCATGAACCGCTCGGGCGATTCCGTCGCCCAGGCTGCCCAGTTCTATAAGCTCGCTCCTGCCGATATTTCCGTCATCCACGACGAACTCGACCTCGCCCCCGGCAAGGTGCGCGTCAAGACGGGCGGCGGCAATGGCGGGCATAATGGATTGCGCTCCATCGAAAGCCATCTGGGCAAGGATTTCGTGCGTATCCGTCTGGGCATCGGCCATCCGGGCCACAAGGACCGCGTGCATTCCCATGTGCTCTCGAACTTCCACAAGGCCGAAAACGAGTGGCTGGAACCCCTGCTCGATGCGCTGGCAAAAAATGCCGCTTTGATTGCCAAAGGTGACGCGGCAGCGCTGATGAACAAGCTTGCGCTCGCCCTTCCTACAGCATCGAAGTCCGAAGCGGATAAGTCCGCACCCAAGGCCCAAAGTCATGTCCGGCAGGCCCGCCCATCCACTCCCCAGACCAAACTCCCCGAATCCGGTCCCATGGCCGACATGCTCAAAAAGCTGTTCGGGAAGAAGGACTGA
- a CDS encoding 50S ribosomal protein L25/general stress protein Ctc, whose product MSVELKASVRDRVGKGAARELRRQGLVPAVIYGDKKAPLSIAISYKDTFRKIHDGGFLSHVIEIDVDGKKHRVIPKDYQLEPVRDFLVHVDFLRVGKNSTLTVEVPVHFENEEKSPGLKKGGVLNVVRHTVEVSVPADSIPEYLVVDLSKAEVGDSLHISAVDLPEGVVPTITDRDFTIATIAAPSALRSSEGAEDADSDEGDEDEKDED is encoded by the coding sequence ATGAGCGTCGAGCTGAAGGCTTCGGTGCGGGACCGGGTGGGCAAGGGGGCCGCTCGTGAACTGCGTCGTCAAGGTCTGGTTCCTGCCGTTATTTACGGCGATAAGAAAGCCCCTCTTTCCATCGCGATTTCCTACAAGGATACGTTCCGCAAGATTCATGACGGCGGGTTTCTCTCGCACGTCATCGAGATCGATGTGGACGGCAAAAAGCACCGCGTGATCCCCAAGGATTACCAGCTTGAGCCCGTGCGCGACTTCCTCGTGCATGTGGACTTTCTCCGCGTGGGCAAGAATTCGACCCTTACCGTCGAAGTTCCCGTCCACTTCGAGAACGAAGAAAAGTCCCCCGGCCTCAAGAAGGGCGGCGTGCTCAACGTCGTGCGGCACACTGTCGAAGTGTCCGTTCCGGCCGATTCGATCCCCGAATACCTCGTGGTCGATCTGTCCAAGGCCGAAGTCGGCGACTCGCTGCACATCTCGGCCGTGGACCTGCCCGAGGGTGTCGTCCCGACCATCACCGATCGCGACTTCACCATCGCCACCATCGCTGCTCCGTCTGCCCTGCGCTCGTCCGAAGGCGCTGAAGACGCGGACTCCGATGAAGGCGACGAAGACGAAAAAGACGAAGACTAA